From Haliotis asinina isolate JCU_RB_2024 chromosome 8, JCU_Hal_asi_v2, whole genome shotgun sequence, a single genomic window includes:
- the LOC137293428 gene encoding actin-related protein 2 → MASGASKVIVCDNGTGFVKCGYAGQNFPEHIFPSLVGRPIIRSTAKIGNIEVKDLMIGDEASALRSMLEVNYPMENGVVRNWDDMIHLYDYTFGKEKLNLNTKDCRILLTEPPMNPMKNREKMIETMFERYQFHSVHIAIQAVLTLYAQGLLTGVVVDSGDGVTHICPVYEGFALPHLTRRLDIAGRDITKYLIKLLLLRGYAFNHSADFETVRMMKEKLCYVAYDIEQEQKLALETTVLVEPYELPDGRIIKVGGERFGAAEALFQPHLINVENVGVAELLFNTINAADIDTRPEFYKHIVLSGGSTMYPGLPSRLEREIKQLYLERVLKGDVEKLSKFKIRIEDPPRRKHMVFLGGSVLADIMRDKNDFWLSRQEYEEQGLKVLDKLLKPTKS, encoded by the exons ATGGCGAGTGGTGCAAGTAAAGTTATTGTCTGTGACAATGGAACAGGA TTTGTCAAGTGTGGATATGCTGGTCAAAACTTCCCAGAGCACATATTTCCATCTCTTGTTGGAAGACCAATCATTAGATCCACAGCAAAGATTGGTAACATTGAAGTTAAG GATCTGATGATCGGAGATGAGGCTAGTGCCTTGCGGTCCATGTTGGAGGTGAATTATCCCATGGAGAATGGTGTTGTTCGAAACTGGGATGATATGATTCATTTATATGACTATACTTTTGGTAAAGAGAAACTGAATCTGAACACCAAAGATTGTCGCATCCTGTTGACAGAGCCGCCAATGAACCCAATGAAGAATAGAGAAAAAATGATAGAA ACAATGTTTGAGAGATACCAGTTTCACAGTGTGCATATAGCAATCCAGGCTGTGTTGACGCTGTATGCACAAG GTCTGTTGACGGGTGTTGTGGTAGATTCCGGAGATGGTGTCACACACATCTGCCCTGTGTATGAAGGCTTTGCACTTCCACATCTCACCCGGCGTCTGGACATCGCCGGTCGAGACATTACCAAATATCTCATCAAG CTGCTGCTGCTCCGAGGGTATGCCTTCAACCATTCCGCTGACTTTGAAACAGTACGAATGATGAAAGAAAAGCTATGCTATGTCGCCTATGATATAGAACAAGAACAAAAACTTGCCTTAGAAACAACAGTCCTAGTAGAACCATACGAG CTCCCAGATGGTCGAATTATTAAGGTGGGTGGTGAGAGGTTCGGAGCTGCGGAAGCTTTGTTCCAGCCCCACTTGATCAATGTGGAGAATGTAGGTGTGGCAGAGTTACTCTTCAACACCATCAATGCTGCAGACATTGACACTCGTCCAGAGTTCTACAAACATATCGTCCTCTCAGGGGGCTCCACCATGTACCCAGGTCTTCCAAGTCGACTTGAGAGAGAAATCAAACAGCTCTACTTGGAGAGGGTTCTTAAAGGAGATGTAGAAAAATTATCT AAATTCAAGATCAGGATAGAAGATCCACCCAGGAGGAAGCACATGGTATTTTTGGGAGGCTCAGTTCTGGCTGACATCATGCGGGATAAGAATGACTTCTGGTTATCTCGGCAGGAATATGAAGAACAGGGACTCAAGGTGCTCGATAAACTTCTCAAGCCAAcgaagagttag
- the LOC137293429 gene encoding uncharacterized protein, with amino-acid sequence MEFSHSLRTLTAMTSFLFVVFLLQSSLFVLCYQLKDVEVMLEINGKPAEIFSARKIAQYDGSNPSRPLYMGVKGVVFDVSKGKDFYGKGAAYNALIGKDCSKAVAKMSLEEEDLTHDISDLSEEHLKALDSVFEGTYMAKYPVVGYMDFLKKQFPDKFVKAATKEDL; translated from the exons ATGGAGTTCTCACACAGTCTGAGGACTTTAACAGCAATgacttcttttttgtttgttgtttttcttttgcagTCTTCGCTTTTTGTGCTATGTTACCAACTCAAAGATGTTGAAGTTATGTTAGAAATAAATGGAAAGCCTGCTGAAATATTTTCTGCAAGAAAAATAGCACAATATGACGGATCAAAT CCTTCCAGGCCACTGTACATGGGAGTGAAGGGTGTGGTTTTTGACGTCTCCAAAGGGAAAG ATTTCTATGGAAAAGGGGCTGCCTATAATGCCCTGATTGGCAAGGATTGCAGCAAGGCAGTTGCCAAGATGTCACTGGAGGAAGAGGACCTCACTCATGACATC tCAGACTTGTCGGAGGAGCATCTCAAGGCTTTAGATAGTGTATTCGAGGGAACCTACATGGCCAAGTACCCAGTTGTCGGCTATATGGACTTCCTGAAAAAACAGTTCCCAGACAAATTTGTCAAAGCAGCAACCAAAGAAGATCTGTAA